In Porphyromonas cangingivalis, a genomic segment contains:
- a CDS encoding HD domain-containing protein has product MDPIEVIRKYYDPESEAYRILVEHSEKVAQKALHIVDAHPEWRVNRRFVYESAMLHDIGINACHAPAIDCHGSAPYILHGYIGAERLRSMGLHRHALVCERHTGTGITLEMILANGWELPHREMMPVSLEEQIVCFADKFFSKSGQMKEKSLDKIRKGLASYGQDDVLRFDAWCTLFLNEND; this is encoded by the coding sequence GTGGATCCCATAGAGGTGATCCGCAAGTATTATGACCCTGAGAGCGAAGCTTATCGGATATTGGTCGAGCATAGTGAGAAGGTGGCGCAGAAAGCACTCCATATCGTGGATGCTCATCCCGAGTGGAGGGTCAATCGTCGCTTTGTCTACGAGTCGGCCATGCTCCATGATATAGGTATCAATGCCTGTCATGCTCCGGCGATAGACTGCCATGGCAGTGCTCCTTATATCCTCCACGGGTACATAGGGGCGGAGCGTCTCAGGAGCATGGGGCTCCATAGACATGCGTTGGTCTGCGAGCGACATACGGGTACGGGTATCACCTTGGAGATGATCCTTGCCAATGGTTGGGAACTCCCTCACAGGGAGATGATGCCTGTGAGTCTTGAGGAACAAATCGTGTGCTTCGCGGATAAATTCTTCTCCAAATCCGGTCAGATGAAAGAGAAGTCTCTCGACAAGATCCGCAAGGGATTGGCAAGCTATGGTCAGGATGATGTACTTCGCTTCGATGCTTGGTGCACTTTGTTCCTGAATGAAAATGATTAA
- a CDS encoding phospho-sugar mutase gives MSQEELLKTVMAKAELWLGSEYDQETQAEVRTMMESDDKTPLIEAFYKDLEFGTGGLRGIMGAGTNRMNKYTVGAATQGLSNYIIKECGREADLKVVIGHDCRNNSRKFAEIAAGIFAANGIKVFLFEDLRPTPEISYAIRELGCQSGIMITASHNPKIYNGYKAYWSDGAQMIAPHDRNVISEVNQIRSVSDIKFDGPKEMITLLGAEMDKKFIDAVVGSMLSPDSVKRHHDIKIVYTPIHGTGVKIVPPALKAAGFTNIYNVPEQDVISGNFPTVESPNPEEPAALKMAIERAKEVDAELVMASDPDGDRIGAAVKDNNGEWILVNGNQTCLLYAYYAIEKRREEGKLDGNQYLVKTIVTTDLIRNIAERNNVELYDCYTGFKWIADVIRKNEGKKEYLGGGEESYGYLWEDFIRDKSSVSACVILAEIAAWAKDKGLSIYQLLDKIYCDYGYSLEKGISVVRPGKSGAEEIEAMMKNFRHNPPKALAGSIITEILDYSNLKGQWIDKGEVFTLDMPTTSNVLQYKANDGTKLSIRPSGTEPKIKFYIQAQAPVASPADLESARKKCEEKIGQICQELGL, from the coding sequence ATGTCACAAGAAGAACTATTGAAGACCGTCATGGCCAAGGCCGAACTATGGCTTGGCAGTGAGTATGATCAAGAGACACAGGCAGAGGTGCGCACCATGATGGAGAGCGACGACAAGACCCCTCTTATCGAGGCGTTCTACAAGGACTTGGAGTTCGGTACAGGAGGGCTCAGAGGTATCATGGGTGCGGGTACAAATCGCATGAACAAGTACACCGTCGGAGCTGCCACACAAGGGCTCTCAAACTACATCATCAAGGAGTGTGGCAGAGAGGCTGACCTCAAGGTCGTCATCGGACACGACTGTCGCAACAACAGTCGTAAGTTTGCCGAGATCGCAGCAGGGATCTTTGCTGCCAATGGGATCAAGGTCTTCTTGTTCGAAGATCTAAGACCGACCCCCGAAATCTCTTATGCCATCCGTGAACTCGGGTGTCAGAGCGGTATCATGATCACTGCTTCTCACAACCCCAAGATATACAACGGCTACAAGGCCTATTGGAGCGATGGGGCACAGATGATCGCTCCACACGACCGGAATGTCATATCCGAAGTCAATCAGATCAGATCTGTCTCAGACATTAAGTTTGACGGTCCTAAGGAGATGATTACTCTTCTTGGGGCAGAGATGGACAAGAAGTTTATCGACGCCGTCGTAGGATCCATGCTTTCTCCCGATTCTGTCAAGAGGCACCACGACATCAAGATCGTCTACACACCCATCCACGGTACAGGGGTTAAGATCGTCCCTCCTGCGCTCAAGGCTGCGGGCTTCACCAATATATATAATGTCCCCGAGCAAGATGTCATCAGTGGCAACTTCCCTACCGTGGAGTCTCCTAATCCTGAAGAGCCTGCGGCTCTCAAGATGGCGATAGAGCGTGCCAAGGAGGTCGATGCAGAGCTTGTCATGGCGAGTGACCCTGATGGCGACCGTATCGGTGCTGCAGTCAAGGACAATAACGGTGAGTGGATCCTCGTCAATGGTAATCAGACTTGTCTCCTCTATGCGTACTATGCTATAGAGAAGAGACGTGAGGAGGGTAAGCTCGATGGCAATCAGTATCTTGTAAAGACCATCGTCACCACGGATCTTATCCGCAACATCGCCGAACGCAACAATGTCGAACTCTATGACTGCTACACCGGCTTCAAGTGGATCGCTGATGTCATCCGTAAGAACGAGGGTAAGAAGGAATACCTCGGTGGAGGTGAAGAGAGTTATGGCTACTTGTGGGAAGACTTCATCCGCGACAAGAGTTCCGTCTCTGCGTGTGTCATCCTTGCGGAGATCGCTGCATGGGCAAAGGACAAGGGCTTGAGCATCTATCAGTTGCTCGACAAGATCTATTGTGACTACGGCTACTCTCTCGAAAAGGGTATCTCTGTCGTCCGTCCGGGCAAGAGTGGAGCTGAGGAGATCGAGGCGATGATGAAGAACTTCCGCCACAATCCACCAAAGGCCCTTGCAGGCTCGATCATCACTGAGATCCTCGACTATTCGAACCTCAAGGGGCAGTGGATCGACAAGGGTGAGGTCTTCACCCTCGATATGCCTACCACAAGCAATGTCCTCCAGTACAAGGCAAACGACGGCACAAAGCTCTCTATCCGTCCTTCGGGAACAGAGCCCAAGATCAAGTTCTACATCCAGGCACAAGCTCCTGTGGCATCGCCTGCTGACTTGGAGAGTGCTCGTAAGAAGTGTGAAGAGAAGATCGGTCAGATCTGTCAAGAGCTCGGACTTTGA
- a CDS encoding DUF3108 domain-containing protein — protein MKSRYFFLLFLLFTCLSAFGVSSGQGDRAEYFQRSATFKGPEQLHYVVYFRWGIIKGTAGHAVIKTSTVSSQKQWFQQVRFKTSGIFETVFPMRDTLEVLYDYKKLPLRAEKRTDDGGYYSVDEITYKYDADKTRMRMRRLSSTELLIDTTLHVNSERVVADMQSAFNVVRGVDRSKVRLNYKAAFVIPVGKDLVPCEIVYAGRDVHRMPDGQDKEVIRFFLNIEDEAFSKKNQSAELWVTDDDYLVPVKIRTKLKVGYAECILTSMTRQ, from the coding sequence ATGAAATCAAGATATTTCTTCCTGTTATTTTTATTGTTCACTTGTCTTTCGGCTTTCGGTGTTTCATCGGGGCAGGGAGATAGGGCAGAGTATTTTCAGAGATCTGCGACCTTCAAAGGGCCGGAACAACTTCACTATGTCGTCTACTTCCGTTGGGGTATCATCAAGGGAACAGCAGGGCATGCCGTGATCAAGACGAGCACGGTGTCCAGCCAAAAACAGTGGTTCCAGCAGGTGAGGTTCAAGACCTCGGGTATCTTCGAGACCGTCTTCCCGATGAGGGACACTCTCGAGGTGCTGTATGATTACAAGAAGCTCCCTCTGAGGGCTGAGAAGCGTACCGACGATGGCGGCTACTATTCGGTCGATGAGATCACGTACAAGTACGATGCTGACAAGACCCGTATGAGGATGAGGCGTCTGTCGTCGACCGAACTCCTCATCGACACCACTCTTCATGTCAACTCGGAGAGGGTGGTGGCAGACATGCAGTCGGCATTCAATGTCGTGCGTGGAGTAGATCGCTCCAAGGTGCGTCTCAACTACAAGGCTGCCTTCGTGATCCCCGTGGGTAAGGATCTCGTCCCTTGTGAGATCGTCTATGCCGGACGGGATGTACATCGTATGCCCGATGGGCAGGACAAGGAGGTGATACGCTTCTTCCTGAATATAGAGGATGAGGCTTTTTCGAAAAAGAACCAGTCGGCCGAACTTTGGGTGACAGATGACGACTATCTCGTACCGGTCAAGATACGTACCAAGCTCAAGGTCGGCTATGCCGAGTGCATCCTTACGTCGATGACGAGACAATAA
- a CDS encoding tRNA1(Val) (adenine(37)-N6)-methyltransferase, whose protein sequence is MRRYEPFMFKHFKVHQQESAMKVGTDAVLLGAYVSVPADRPIRVLDVGSGTGIVGLMVAQRSPMARVTCVELSEEAVRESLRSISESPFFDRVEAVCSDFLDYIPEEHYDLIISNPPFFTETHQASGKHRNQARHIGGLTPEGFFGHARKFLRPDGRVVVITAVSSFDRFRAAADEHSLFLQAVLLVRPLRNAPVKRVVATWGFDAVDSVELDDLFIEVARHHYSERFGELTKDFYLTRK, encoded by the coding sequence ATGCGTCGGTACGAACCGTTCATGTTCAAGCACTTCAAAGTCCATCAACAGGAAAGTGCGATGAAGGTCGGTACCGACGCTGTTCTTTTGGGGGCTTATGTGTCGGTACCTGCGGACAGGCCTATTCGGGTACTCGATGTCGGCAGTGGTACGGGTATCGTAGGGTTGATGGTGGCTCAGCGCTCTCCGATGGCTCGGGTGACTTGTGTCGAACTGTCGGAGGAGGCTGTCAGGGAGTCGCTCCGAAGTATCTCGGAATCTCCTTTCTTCGATCGTGTGGAGGCGGTTTGTTCCGACTTTTTGGACTATATACCGGAGGAGCATTACGATCTGATCATCAGCAATCCCCCATTTTTTACCGAGACTCATCAGGCTTCGGGTAAGCACCGCAATCAAGCCCGACATATCGGAGGACTTACACCCGAAGGCTTCTTTGGGCACGCAAGGAAGTTCCTCAGGCCTGATGGCCGTGTTGTGGTCATCACAGCTGTCAGTTCGTTCGACCGTTTCCGAGCAGCAGCGGATGAGCATTCTCTCTTTTTGCAAGCCGTGTTACTCGTGCGCCCCCTGAGAAATGCACCCGTGAAGAGGGTTGTCGCCACTTGGGGCTTCGATGCTGTCGATAGTGTGGAGCTCGATGATCTATTCATCGAAGTGGCTCGTCATCACTATTCGGAGCGTTTCGGGGAACTTACCAAGGACTTCTATCTGACCCGTAAATGA
- a CDS encoding TIGR01212 family radical SAM protein (This family includes YhcC from E. coli K-12, an uncharacterized radical SAM protein.), producing the protein MSQHSITTKPYRDFSEYFRSIFPFKVQKISINAGFTCPNRDGASGRGGCAYCNNKSFTPDYTAKFGSITQQMQDGIRFFSHKYPEMKYLAYFQSYTNTYGDDISSMIDRYEEALGVQDTVGIIIGTRPDCMPSALLDYFEELSKQTFVYIEYGVESTSDRTLDAINRGHDYATSVRAIEETARRGLPVGAHLIIGLPGESREDFVGHIKALSQLPITSLKLHQLQILKGTILGRTFLQDPSSIPLLSPEEYLDIVGDLVAHLRPDIYIDRFVSSSPADLLIAPKWNLKNHVFTHKIIRHLEANNIKQGMAFNG; encoded by the coding sequence ATGAGTCAACATAGTATCACGACCAAACCATACAGAGACTTCTCAGAGTACTTCCGGAGTATATTCCCCTTCAAGGTACAGAAGATATCGATCAATGCGGGGTTCACGTGTCCCAACCGGGACGGAGCTTCGGGACGAGGAGGCTGTGCGTATTGCAATAACAAGTCTTTCACTCCCGACTATACAGCGAAGTTCGGATCGATCACACAGCAGATGCAGGATGGGATCAGATTTTTCTCCCACAAGTATCCTGAGATGAAATATCTCGCTTACTTCCAGTCTTATACCAACACGTATGGCGATGATATATCGTCCATGATCGACAGATACGAGGAGGCACTCGGTGTGCAAGACACAGTGGGGATCATCATCGGTACCCGTCCGGACTGTATGCCCTCGGCACTGTTGGACTACTTCGAGGAGCTCTCGAAGCAGACCTTCGTCTATATCGAGTATGGAGTGGAGTCTACATCAGACAGGACACTTGATGCCATCAATAGGGGGCATGACTATGCCACCAGTGTAAGGGCGATCGAAGAGACCGCCCGACGTGGATTGCCCGTGGGGGCGCATCTCATCATCGGCCTGCCGGGCGAAAGTCGAGAGGATTTTGTCGGGCACATCAAGGCATTGTCGCAGTTACCCATCACGTCCCTCAAGCTCCATCAGCTCCAGATACTCAAGGGGACGATCCTCGGCCGGACATTTCTTCAAGATCCGTCGAGCATCCCACTCCTCAGCCCCGAAGAGTATCTCGACATCGTCGGTGATCTCGTCGCACATCTGAGACCGGATATTTACATCGATCGCTTTGTGTCGTCTTCGCCCGCCGACCTGTTGATCGCTCCCAAGTGGAACCTCAAGAACCATGTCTTTACGCACAAGATCATCCGACATCTCGAAGCAAACAATATCAAACAAGGGATGGCGTTCAATGGTTAA
- a CDS encoding peptidylprolyl isomerase yields the protein MATLEKIRNRAGLLVIIIGLALLAFLMGDFLRQGTTLFRDSQMNAIVVDGEVVKINEYEARVNQAQELYRMQSGNNNLSDVEMNQLRNQVYTSIVSEHVLDAKTKQLGISVSPAEVFDLVQGDFISPVVMNSPLFVDGQTGVFDKVALLNFLKGIDPKQINSYGPAERDQALELRNIWIAMENNIHDFRLNEKYTNLISKAMVANKLEIEDYVAAGRTTADLALVSRAAMTAPDSIATVTDAALKAFYDGHKEAFKTDEGRTVDVVYATIAPSQADIDATFQDVETARRELIEGVNANDVISEFSDEQAFDAYLPLSFFRNAFFNSTLADELAAAEPGHVTDVNFSDNTYSVAKLLGTKVAPDSLLVRHILLQPGDAAIDSLFNAAKGGIEAFSNVAVNHSLDNRSGANGGELGWFTEFSAGRFISPEFRDAIFSATVGTPVKFTSQYGAHILLVEKATAPVKKYNVAYVTKKATPSSRTIGDLYNEMNTFLTKNNNPVALDTAALVAGYQTLKDLPVYAMQPNLANSITNSRELVRWALNNKVGAISEVKECGDKYVIAVVKKVYPRGYVSLADAKEQIQPAVLNLAKIDAMYNQLKAGNYASLEAYSQAVDMPVDSINFVKFDTNRLEGVGFEPALNAAATYAPLNTLTPVKGNNGVYLVNVISRNSDADTVTPEAARGLIETSRQAAVRARALQWIILRSDVEDTRVRFY from the coding sequence ATGGCAACTTTAGAAAAGATTAGAAACCGTGCAGGTCTCCTTGTTATCATCATCGGGTTGGCTCTTTTGGCCTTCCTTATGGGAGACTTCCTAAGACAAGGTACAACCTTGTTCAGAGATTCACAGATGAATGCCATCGTCGTCGATGGTGAGGTCGTCAAGATCAATGAGTACGAAGCTCGTGTCAATCAGGCACAGGAGTTGTACCGTATGCAGAGCGGTAACAATAACCTCTCCGATGTTGAGATGAATCAACTCCGCAATCAGGTCTACACTTCGATCGTCTCCGAACACGTCCTCGATGCAAAGACCAAGCAACTCGGTATCAGTGTCTCTCCGGCTGAGGTGTTTGACCTCGTACAAGGTGACTTTATCTCTCCTGTCGTGATGAATTCTCCTCTCTTTGTCGATGGACAGACAGGAGTCTTCGACAAGGTTGCTCTTCTCAACTTCTTGAAGGGTATCGATCCAAAGCAGATCAATAGTTATGGCCCTGCTGAAAGAGACCAAGCTCTTGAACTTCGTAACATTTGGATCGCGATGGAAAACAACATCCATGACTTCAGACTCAATGAAAAGTACACCAACCTCATCTCCAAGGCTATGGTGGCGAATAAGCTCGAAATAGAAGATTATGTCGCTGCAGGCCGAACTACTGCTGACTTGGCATTGGTATCAAGAGCTGCAATGACAGCACCCGACAGCATTGCCACTGTCACTGATGCTGCTCTCAAGGCTTTCTATGACGGTCATAAGGAAGCATTCAAGACCGATGAGGGCCGTACTGTCGATGTCGTATACGCGACCATTGCTCCTTCACAAGCTGACATTGATGCTACTTTTCAAGATGTGGAGACTGCTCGTAGAGAACTTATCGAGGGCGTAAACGCAAACGATGTGATCTCTGAGTTTTCAGACGAACAGGCGTTTGATGCTTATCTCCCACTCAGCTTCTTCCGCAATGCTTTCTTCAACTCTACACTCGCTGACGAGCTTGCTGCTGCTGAGCCCGGTCACGTGACAGATGTTAACTTCTCCGACAATACTTACAGTGTGGCTAAGCTCCTTGGTACAAAGGTCGCTCCTGACTCACTTCTTGTTCGTCATATCCTCCTTCAGCCCGGTGATGCTGCCATCGACAGCCTCTTCAACGCAGCCAAGGGTGGCATCGAAGCGTTCAGCAATGTCGCAGTGAACCACTCTTTGGACAATAGGAGCGGTGCTAATGGTGGCGAACTCGGATGGTTCACAGAGTTCTCCGCAGGTCGTTTTATCAGCCCTGAGTTCAGAGATGCCATCTTCTCGGCTACTGTCGGTACTCCTGTCAAGTTCACTTCTCAGTATGGTGCGCACATCCTTCTCGTCGAAAAGGCAACTGCTCCTGTCAAGAAGTACAATGTCGCTTATGTGACCAAGAAGGCTACTCCAAGTTCGAGAACCATCGGTGATCTCTACAACGAAATGAATACGTTCTTGACAAAGAACAACAACCCTGTTGCCCTCGATACAGCTGCTCTCGTTGCAGGGTATCAGACATTGAAGGATCTTCCTGTCTATGCTATGCAGCCTAACTTGGCAAACTCTATCACAAACAGTCGTGAGCTTGTGCGCTGGGCACTCAACAACAAGGTAGGTGCTATATCTGAAGTCAAGGAGTGTGGTGACAAGTATGTCATTGCGGTGGTGAAGAAAGTCTACCCAAGAGGTTATGTCTCTTTGGCTGATGCAAAGGAGCAGATCCAACCTGCTGTGCTCAATCTTGCTAAGATCGATGCGATGTACAACCAGCTTAAGGCAGGCAACTACGCTTCTTTGGAGGCTTACTCGCAGGCTGTCGATATGCCGGTGGACTCTATCAACTTTGTGAAGTTTGATACCAACCGTCTCGAAGGTGTCGGCTTTGAGCCAGCCCTTAACGCTGCGGCGACTTATGCACCTCTCAATACTCTTACTCCGGTCAAGGGTAACAACGGCGTGTATCTCGTCAATGTCATCTCTCGTAATAGTGATGCTGATACAGTCACTCCTGAGGCTGCTCGTGGTCTCATCGAGACTTCTCGTCAGGCAGCCGTACGTGCGAGAGCATTACAATGGATTATCCTCAGATCGGATGTCGAAGACACGAGAGTGCGCTTCTATTGA
- a CDS encoding sigma-54-dependent transcriptional regulator, producing the protein MKNGKIVVLDDNRNVLSALGLLFRSHFDECTLISSPHELLSALRRVQPDVVLLDMNFKAGVNSGNEGLYWLSEVKKLYPQLPVVLFTAYADIDLAVEALKRGASDFVVKPWDNRKLVESLRNAMKTSFPAKEKEKDAPKSEPKIALGRSRVMQHLIEMVHKVADTDANILITGENGTGKEVIAHYIHHLSQRKDHPFINVDMGAITESLFESELFGHVKGAFTDAHTDRVGKIESAHRGTLFLDEIGNLRPSLQAKLLVALQRREVVRVGGNRPIPFDVRLISATNTRIFDKVASGEFREDLLYRINTIHIEIPPLRSRPEDIEELANLFLDEYAIRYGKALTGLSPSALERLQAHPWYGNVRELRHAIEKAVILSEGSEVTDKDFLLDSIRHPLHDGTPITLEAMERQVILQSLERTGYNISLSADELGITRPTLYSKIKKYGL; encoded by the coding sequence ATGAAAAATGGCAAAATCGTTGTCCTTGATGATAACCGCAATGTCCTAAGTGCGCTTGGGCTCTTGTTTCGTTCGCACTTCGATGAATGTACCCTCATCTCGTCTCCGCACGAACTCCTGTCTGCGCTTCGTAGGGTACAGCCTGATGTCGTCTTGCTCGATATGAACTTCAAAGCCGGGGTCAATTCCGGTAACGAGGGCTTGTACTGGCTATCCGAAGTCAAGAAGCTTTATCCGCAACTGCCGGTGGTGCTCTTCACTGCCTATGCCGATATCGACCTTGCCGTAGAAGCACTCAAACGTGGGGCTTCGGACTTTGTCGTCAAGCCTTGGGACAATAGAAAGCTGGTCGAAAGTCTCCGAAATGCGATGAAAACCTCCTTTCCCGCCAAAGAGAAAGAAAAGGATGCCCCAAAGTCGGAGCCTAAGATCGCCTTGGGCCGATCACGCGTGATGCAGCACCTGATAGAGATGGTGCATAAGGTCGCTGACACAGATGCAAACATCCTCATCACTGGCGAAAACGGCACGGGTAAGGAAGTTATCGCTCACTACATCCATCATCTGTCTCAGCGCAAAGATCATCCTTTCATCAATGTCGATATGGGGGCCATTACCGAGTCTCTTTTTGAGAGTGAGCTCTTCGGTCATGTTAAGGGGGCTTTTACCGATGCGCACACCGATAGGGTAGGTAAGATCGAGTCAGCCCATCGTGGTACTCTCTTTCTCGATGAGATCGGCAATCTCCGCCCTTCGCTCCAAGCCAAGCTCCTTGTCGCTCTCCAACGCCGTGAGGTCGTCCGTGTCGGTGGCAATAGGCCCATCCCTTTCGATGTCCGTCTGATCTCTGCGACCAATACCCGTATCTTCGATAAGGTGGCGAGTGGTGAGTTCAGGGAAGACCTTCTCTATCGCATCAATACGATCCATATCGAGATCCCGCCCTTGCGCTCTCGCCCCGAGGATATAGAAGAACTTGCGAACCTCTTCCTTGACGAATACGCCATAAGATACGGCAAAGCCCTCACGGGGCTCTCCCCATCTGCACTTGAGAGACTCCAAGCTCACCCTTGGTACGGCAATGTCCGCGAACTTCGTCATGCCATCGAGAAGGCGGTGATCCTCTCCGAGGGAAGCGAAGTCACGGACAAGGACTTCCTCCTCGACAGCATCCGTCATCCTCTCCATGATGGTACACCCATCACCCTCGAAGCGATGGAGCGACAGGTCATCCTCCAGAGTCTCGAACGCACGGGCTACAACATCTCTCTCTCTGCCGACGAACTCGGCATCACTCGCCCCACTCTCTACAGTAAGATCAAAAAGTACGGGTTGTAA
- the typA gene encoding translational GTPase TypA, with the protein MQKIRNIAIIAHVDHGKTSLVDRMLQAGKLFRDEKEVPEQVLDSNDLERERGITILSKNVSIQYKDYKINIIDTPGHADFGGEVERVLNMADGCLLLVDAFEGPMPQTRFVLGKAIDMGLKPIVVVNKVDKPNCRPEEVQEMVFDLMFNLEATEEQLDFPTFFGSAKEGWMSDDWQKPTADITPLLDAIIEYIPEPEMIEGEPQMLITSLDYSSYVGRIAIGRVHRGTIRENMDVVLMKREGGQQKCRIKELNIFEGLGRKKVESVSSGDICAVIGLDGFEIGDTISDINNPEALPSISIDEPTMSMLFTINNSPFYGKEGKFVTSRHIYDRLMKELDKNLALRVEPTDSADAWLVYGRGVLHLSVLIETMRREGYELQVGQPQVIRKEIDGRICEPVEELTVNVPEEYSSKIIDIVTRRKGEMTMMESKNDRIFLKFTIPSRGIIGLNNAALTSSAGEAIVAHRFLEYQPWKGDMESRNNGSLIALETGTAYAYALNNLQSRGKFFISPQEDVYEGQVIGEHSKEGDLTVNVCKSKKLTNMRASGSDDKVALAPPIIFSLEDALEYIKGDEYLEVTPKSMRMRKILLSEIERKRAGR; encoded by the coding sequence ATGCAGAAGATTAGAAATATCGCGATCATAGCGCACGTAGACCACGGGAAGACATCCTTGGTCGATCGTATGCTTCAGGCCGGCAAACTTTTTCGTGACGAAAAGGAGGTGCCGGAGCAAGTCCTTGACAGTAACGACCTCGAAAGGGAAAGAGGTATCACCATCCTTTCGAAGAATGTCTCTATCCAATACAAAGACTATAAAATCAACATTATAGATACTCCGGGGCACGCTGACTTCGGTGGCGAGGTGGAGCGTGTGCTCAATATGGCAGACGGCTGTCTCCTCCTTGTCGATGCTTTCGAAGGGCCTATGCCTCAGACGCGTTTTGTCCTCGGTAAGGCGATCGACATGGGCCTCAAGCCCATCGTCGTCGTGAACAAGGTCGATAAGCCGAACTGTCGTCCGGAGGAGGTGCAGGAGATGGTGTTTGATCTGATGTTCAACCTCGAAGCTACCGAAGAACAGTTGGATTTCCCTACGTTCTTCGGCTCTGCCAAGGAGGGTTGGATGTCCGACGACTGGCAGAAGCCCACGGCAGACATTACCCCCCTTCTCGATGCGATTATTGAGTACATCCCCGAGCCGGAGATGATCGAGGGTGAGCCACAGATGCTCATCACATCACTTGACTACTCGTCTTATGTGGGGCGTATCGCCATCGGCCGTGTCCATAGAGGAACCATTCGTGAGAATATGGACGTCGTCCTCATGAAGCGTGAGGGAGGACAGCAGAAGTGTCGCATCAAAGAGTTAAATATATTCGAAGGACTTGGCCGCAAAAAAGTGGAGAGTGTCTCCAGCGGAGATATCTGTGCCGTCATCGGTTTGGATGGCTTCGAGATCGGTGATACCATCAGTGATATCAACAATCCCGAGGCTCTCCCAAGCATCAGTATCGATGAACCTACGATGAGTATGCTCTTCACGATCAATAATTCGCCATTCTATGGCAAGGAAGGGAAGTTCGTCACCTCCCGACACATCTATGATCGATTGATGAAGGAGTTGGACAAAAACCTTGCGCTCCGTGTCGAGCCCACCGACTCTGCCGATGCCTGGCTCGTCTATGGGCGTGGAGTGCTTCATCTCTCTGTCTTGATCGAGACCATGCGTCGTGAGGGTTATGAGCTTCAGGTGGGGCAGCCACAGGTCATACGCAAGGAGATTGACGGCCGGATCTGCGAACCCGTAGAAGAGCTCACGGTCAATGTCCCTGAAGAATATTCCAGCAAGATCATCGACATCGTCACTCGTCGAAAGGGAGAGATGACGATGATGGAGAGCAAGAATGACCGTATTTTCCTTAAGTTTACGATCCCATCAAGGGGTATCATCGGACTCAACAATGCTGCTTTGACCTCTTCGGCAGGGGAGGCTATCGTGGCGCACCGATTCTTGGAGTATCAGCCTTGGAAGGGGGATATGGAAAGCCGTAACAATGGTTCGCTCATTGCCCTTGAGACCGGCACTGCATACGCTTATGCTCTCAATAACCTCCAGAGTCGTGGGAAGTTCTTCATCTCTCCACAGGAGGATGTCTACGAAGGTCAGGTCATCGGTGAACACAGCAAGGAGGGGGACCTTACCGTCAATGTCTGCAAGAGTAAGAAGTTGACCAATATGCGTGCTTCGGGTAGCGACGATAAGGTCGCTCTCGCACCACCGATCATCTTTTCTCTTGAAGATGCTCTTGAGTATATCAAAGGGGATGAGTATCTCGAAGTGACTCCCAAGAGTATGCGTATGCGTAAGATCCTTCTCAGCGAGATCGAACGCAAGAGGGCAGGTAGATAA